In Candidatus Hydrogenedens sp., one genomic interval encodes:
- a CDS encoding SPOR domain-containing protein: MYNDFQSPIKKKEDPWGIYISPNRLSIILVVVILLLVASFIFGVFMGKREFAIQLEQQSKQTEATAENKPSVKTDTREKTEPPKSETPTTANTNSTEGAFEKLENTSPVDKPTTEQTVTTVAPTSTTGSSAEPAKATETPTTAISDTSTISPPTDNPQPPKQVELTPITPPIDQDITTPPVEKQSVSQNSVTPDVNVKQKPKTYSIQLSALTGDDAEKRARSIVEKFQKKYKNQFVFKIQPAGKFYKIAVINIPDEKTARESLKILSQEPDFKKAFIVKPQK, encoded by the coding sequence ATGTATAATGATTTTCAATCACCGATAAAGAAAAAAGAAGACCCCTGGGGAATTTATATCTCTCCCAACAGACTTTCGATAATTTTAGTCGTTGTAATTCTTCTTCTTGTTGCCTCCTTTATTTTCGGGGTTTTCATGGGCAAAAGAGAATTCGCAATACAATTGGAACAGCAATCGAAACAAACCGAAGCAACGGCAGAAAATAAGCCATCTGTAAAAACAGACACCCGTGAAAAAACAGAACCACCCAAAAGCGAAACTCCAACGACTGCAAATACAAACTCTACAGAAGGCGCATTCGAAAAATTAGAAAATACTTCTCCTGTAGATAAACCCACGACAGAACAAACGGTGACTACAGTTGCTCCCACTTCTACTACGGGAAGTAGTGCAGAACCTGCTAAGGCAACGGAGACACCGACAACGGCTATCTCGGATACATCAACTATAAGTCCTCCAACGGATAACCCACAACCCCCGAAACAGGTTGAATTAACACCCATAACCCCGCCCATTGACCAAGATATAACCACTCCCCCTGTTGAAAAACAATCTGTATCCCAAAATAGTGTAACCCCAGATGTTAATGTAAAACAAAAGCCCAAAACATATAGCATCCAATTATCGGCTTTAACAGGAGATGATGCGGAAAAGAGAGCCCGTAGTATAGTGGAAAAATTCCAGAAAAAATACAAAAACCAATTTGTTTTTAAAATTCAGCCCGCAGGAAAGTTTTACAAAATCGCTGTTATTAATATCCCTGATGAAAAAACAGCCCGAGAGTCGTTAAAGATTCTTTCACAAGAACCCGATTTCAAAAAGGCATTTATTGTGAAACCACAAAAATAA
- a CDS encoding AsmA-like C-terminal region-containing protein, which translates to MEKHDNHPRLRFISILFILLALLLSGGFLYARYKLLSLKANYEREISQKVNGKLSVGKILPNGLRGLRIDDISLRVDYKGIKADVVIPRTVVHVNWINFLYGEWSFDRIEVSQSDIKINIEDPSFWEEIRKTSGGNSSIDLKDISFRIVGERNNISILGLIPEHELQLKKLQFDCYRFADSSEIRAKVETTVSYLPEIPEENTINLDVRFRSMEDFDVRASSDKILLTQLEKIISFSNFLYSEGSITPSLRIAGYPNQTLILAVEAPFENIKAKSPNIPLETITGEITALADVKLSEKRLRITTADITSPEFDGSLSGLIFLDKPAPELDLTLEVRKIPLVDIITSLTQQQIKPYGDFVLTFDQLNNLRFGIRGTFSKPILEALADVTNGTLEFTPTRPELPSLRAKLELVKVGWAAEGKLPKGTLVLKEGVVEYAPLKIKIDGISATCILDTDEITIDSLSGIYNNSPITAKGVYKVQEKMGNFTVSGTLNSLEKLPFLKEDDDVSLSGSATFQAVLGYQPEKITAQLNAELTSADIGFQWWFRKHSGIGATIPNLNVTFIPQKTLTIEGSALLEATPLDAKFEYAYYNRKFNLRRVNVTTNALDINTASKCLRVPYEGRGGIATNGSFLWEKKTRTEKFGETMRIGMDIDWASFLAKDTEIPLQAKGISIQAFIDERDLNNRTRTFTITAKEADIPPIGVKWLLPLRSKEEAEAERIRKKEPPSPPEYWTFALNADKITMSPWEGTHFKGIAYDKPQISGLDRFSAQVGDGTIEGSYSVTSPENISVLKAQWKNIPVIYLVRHLNLPEAMEGNCTGNVEYSLDLDDSNTLSGKGTFQVVNGKVKTDLFLSRFAPEMSPANFPATLPFYTFTSDVQMEKDLIKTPNVQFRSEGLQINGSGQFIIDGDMDYDLSVTLSPELASQIAVIRESFNIRGHQIIQNPIQLGFRVHGPSFSPKGQVKNLPPLGVTLVSGAAEITTEAFRVIDIPRKILVDLLKLGGGVLGSATGPPK; encoded by the coding sequence ATGGAAAAACACGATAACCACCCAAGACTGCGTTTTATCTCTATACTTTTTATCTTGCTGGCTCTTTTATTATCCGGAGGCTTTTTATATGCACGCTATAAATTATTATCATTGAAAGCAAATTATGAGCGAGAGATAAGCCAGAAAGTTAATGGGAAACTCTCTGTGGGTAAAATTCTTCCTAACGGGTTGCGAGGACTTCGCATTGATGATATTTCCCTTCGTGTGGATTATAAAGGGATAAAAGCAGATGTTGTTATCCCTCGCACTGTGGTTCATGTAAACTGGATAAACTTCCTTTATGGGGAGTGGAGTTTTGACCGTATTGAGGTTAGCCAGTCAGATATAAAGATAAATATTGAAGACCCGTCCTTTTGGGAGGAAATACGAAAAACCTCAGGCGGAAATTCTTCTATAGATTTGAAAGATATTTCGTTTCGTATTGTTGGGGAAAGAAACAATATTTCTATTCTGGGACTAATTCCCGAACATGAATTGCAGTTAAAAAAGTTACAATTTGACTGTTATCGTTTTGCGGATTCTTCTGAAATTCGGGCAAAGGTGGAAACGACGGTTTCTTATCTGCCAGAAATTCCTGAAGAAAACACAATCAACCTGGATGTTCGGTTTCGTTCGATGGAAGATTTTGATGTAAGAGCCTCCAGTGATAAAATTTTGCTTACGCAGCTGGAAAAAATAATTTCTTTTTCCAATTTTCTATATTCGGAAGGGTCTATAACACCTTCTCTGCGTATAGCGGGGTATCCTAATCAGACTTTAATCCTTGCTGTAGAAGCACCTTTTGAAAATATAAAAGCGAAATCGCCGAATATCCCATTGGAGACAATCACGGGAGAAATTACTGCTCTTGCAGATGTTAAGTTATCGGAAAAGCGACTGCGAATTACTACAGCGGATATTACTTCTCCAGAATTCGATGGAAGTCTTTCGGGTTTGATATTTCTTGATAAACCTGCTCCCGAATTAGACTTGACCTTGGAAGTGCGTAAAATACCTCTGGTAGATATTATTACTTCTCTAACACAACAACAAATAAAACCTTATGGCGATTTTGTTTTAACCTTCGACCAGTTAAATAATTTGCGTTTCGGAATTCGGGGAACATTTTCAAAGCCTATTTTAGAGGCATTAGCCGATGTAACGAATGGGACATTGGAATTCACACCCACTCGTCCCGAACTTCCTTCACTTCGTGCAAAACTGGAACTGGTGAAAGTAGGCTGGGCAGCAGAGGGGAAATTACCCAAAGGCACATTGGTCCTTAAAGAGGGTGTCGTTGAATATGCTCCTTTGAAAATCAAAATTGATGGCATTTCCGCAACCTGCATCCTGGATACAGATGAAATAACAATAGATTCCTTATCAGGGATTTATAACAATTCCCCTATAACAGCAAAAGGGGTATATAAAGTTCAAGAAAAAATGGGTAATTTTACTGTTAGTGGGACGCTGAATTCATTAGAAAAGCTCCCATTTTTAAAAGAAGATGACGATGTATCGTTATCCGGGAGCGCTACTTTTCAAGCAGTATTGGGTTATCAACCGGAAAAAATAACAGCCCAATTAAATGCGGAATTAACCTCTGCTGATATAGGTTTTCAATGGTGGTTTCGTAAACATTCGGGAATTGGGGCAACAATACCTAATTTAAATGTTACATTTATTCCGCAAAAGACATTGACGATAGAAGGGTCTGCATTGCTGGAAGCAACGCCGTTAGATGCAAAATTTGAATATGCTTATTACAATCGAAAATTTAATCTGCGTAGAGTAAATGTAACCACGAACGCATTAGATATTAATACTGCAAGTAAATGTCTCCGTGTCCCGTATGAAGGTAGAGGAGGAATTGCGACCAACGGTTCATTCCTTTGGGAGAAAAAGACACGAACGGAAAAATTTGGTGAAACCATGCGAATTGGAATGGATATAGATTGGGCTTCCTTCCTTGCCAAGGATACCGAAATCCCTCTGCAAGCAAAAGGTATCTCTATTCAGGCGTTTATTGATGAGCGAGACTTGAATAATCGCACACGCACTTTTACCATCACCGCCAAAGAAGCAGATATTCCTCCCATAGGGGTAAAATGGCTATTACCTTTACGGTCAAAAGAAGAGGCAGAGGCAGAACGAATACGAAAGAAGGAACCTCCTTCACCACCGGAATATTGGACCTTTGCCCTCAATGCAGATAAGATAACCATGAGTCCATGGGAAGGAACTCATTTTAAGGGGATTGCTTATGATAAACCGCAGATTTCAGGATTAGACCGTTTTTCTGCTCAGGTTGGAGATGGAACCATAGAAGGAAGTTATTCCGTTACTTCTCCTGAAAATATAAGCGTTTTAAAGGCTCAGTGGAAAAACATTCCCGTTATTTATCTTGTTCGTCATTTAAATTTGCCAGAAGCCATGGAAGGTAACTGTACAGGAAATGTAGAATATTCTCTCGATTTAGATGATAGCAATACTCTCTCGGGAAAAGGAACTTTTCAGGTGGTTAACGGGAAAGTGAAGACAGACCTTTTCCTGAGCCGATTTGCACCGGAAATGTCACCTGCAAATTTCCCCGCAACATTACCTTTCTATACCTTTACAAGCGATGTCCAAATGGAAAAAGACCTTATAAAAACGCCTAATGTTCAGTTCCGTTCAGAAGGTTTGCAGATTAATGGTAGCGGGCAATTCATTATTGACGGGGATATGGACTATGATTTGTCTGTAACGCTATCACCTGAATTGGCTTCACAAATTGCAGTAATTCGGGAGAGTTTTAATATTCGTGGACATCAAATTATCCAGAACCCGATACAATTAGGTTTCCGTGTTCATGGTCCTTCATTTAGCCCTAAGGGACAGGTTAAGAATTTGCCACCCCTTGGGGTTACATTAGTTAGTGGTGCGGCAGAAATTACGACAGAGGCCTTTCGCGTTATTGATATTCCCCGTAAAATTTTGGTGGATTTGCTCAAATTAGGTGGAGGTGTTCTCGGTTCAGCCACCGGTCCTCCAAAATGA